From Pleurocapsa minor HA4230-MV1, the proteins below share one genomic window:
- a CDS encoding PDZ domain-containing protein: MVKKVFSFALAVLFWIGSFCWYTPDAQAFTEEQKLLLQSWRIVNQSYLDETLNHQNWWKLRETFIKKPLRDREETYDAIEEMLATLDDPFTRLLRPEQYHSLQVNTSGELSGVGLQINVNPETKLIEVISPLAGSPAEAAGIEPRDSILEIDGVDAKTITLDEAAAMMRGARGSKVSLRIQSGQDRAAKPRNVEIVRDRISLNPVYTALDTNTDKKVGYVRLNQFSANAAKEIAHGVNKLEKQGAEAYILDLRNNPGGLLQAGIEIARMWIDNGTIVYTVNRQGALGSFESNNEILTADPLVVLVNQGTASASEILAGALQDNERALLVGEKTFGKGLIQSLFELPDGAGLAVTVAKYETPNHTDINKLGIMPDDVITQQPITYAQIATSADQQYQEALRLVTGGVSVLAKAE, encoded by the coding sequence ATGGTCAAAAAAGTTTTTTCCTTTGCTTTAGCAGTACTTTTCTGGATTGGTTCTTTTTGCTGGTATACCCCTGATGCTCAAGCCTTCACAGAGGAGCAAAAGTTACTGTTGCAATCTTGGCGAATTGTCAATCAGTCTTACTTAGATGAAACCCTCAACCATCAAAACTGGTGGAAGTTAAGAGAAACATTTATTAAAAAGCCGTTACGCGATCGCGAAGAGACTTATGATGCTATAGAAGAAATGCTGGCAACTCTAGACGATCCTTTTACGAGATTACTTAGACCAGAGCAGTATCATAGTTTACAAGTCAACACTTCAGGAGAACTTTCGGGTGTGGGGCTACAGATTAATGTTAACCCCGAAACTAAATTAATCGAAGTAATTTCTCCTTTGGCTGGTTCTCCTGCCGAAGCAGCAGGAATTGAACCAAGAGACAGCATTCTAGAAATTGATGGAGTAGATGCTAAAACCATAACTTTAGATGAAGCAGCAGCAATGATGCGTGGGGCAAGAGGGAGTAAAGTATCTCTAAGAATCCAGTCTGGTCAAGATCGAGCTGCTAAACCGCGTAATGTAGAAATAGTACGCGATCGCATTTCTCTCAATCCTGTTTATACTGCTTTGGATACCAATACCGACAAAAAAGTTGGTTACGTGCGTTTAAATCAGTTCAGTGCCAATGCGGCGAAGGAAATTGCTCACGGGGTTAACAAGTTAGAAAAGCAGGGTGCAGAGGCTTATATTCTCGATCTGCGGAATAATCCTGGCGGTTTGTTACAGGCGGGGATAGAAATCGCTCGCATGTGGATTGATAACGGTACGATTGTTTATACCGTGAATCGTCAAGGAGCTTTAGGTAGCTTTGAATCTAATAATGAAATTTTAACGGCAGATCCGTTAGTAGTTTTGGTCAACCAGGGTACTGCTAGTGCTAGTGAAATTCTAGCTGGTGCATTACAAGATAATGAGAGAGCTTTATTAGTGGGGGAAAAAACTTTTGGCAAGGGACTAATTCAATCTTTATTTGAGTTGCCCGACGGTGCAGGTTTAGCTGTAACAGTAGCCAAATATGAAACTCCGAACCATACTGATATCAATAAGCTCGGGATTATGCCCGATGACGTAATTACCCAGCAACCAATTACCTATGCGCAAATTGCTACGTCAGCCGATCAGCAATACCAAGAGGCATTAAGGCTGGTAACAGGTGGAGTAAGTGTTTTAGCTAAGGCAGAATAA
- the nusA gene encoding transcription termination factor NusA produces the protein MTIVSLPGLRATIEEISQRYNLPGSSVEEALREALIKGYEKFRRSKARDEEFDEEYFENFNVQLDTEEEGFQILTTKVIVDISKDQIEDRDHQIALSEVQEQVDDLEIQVGDSVLVDVTPEQKDFGRMAAIQTKQVLLQKLRDQQRKLIQEEFQDLEDTVLQARVVRFERQSAIVAVTSGLGQPEVEAELPKREQLPNDTYRSNTTFKVYLKTVRDTPHRGPQLMVSRATAGLVVELFSNEVPEIEEEIVRIVAVAREAHPPSRHVGVRTKIAVDTVERDVDPVGACIGARGSRIQAVVNELRGEKIDVIRWSPDPATYISNSLSPARVDRVVLANTEDRQSIVLVAEDQLSLAIGKEGQNVRLAARLTGWKIDIKDIAKFDEEAEMAKWAAQAESSQASNASAEEEFESEDVDSEEAVAEDPQLAEAAQLVEPETESTEEPVT, from the coding sequence ATGACTATAGTAAGTTTGCCTGGCTTGAGGGCAACCATTGAAGAAATTAGTCAAAGATATAATCTACCAGGTAGCTCTGTTGAAGAAGCCTTAAGAGAAGCACTTATTAAAGGATATGAAAAATTTCGTCGTTCTAAAGCTCGTGATGAAGAGTTTGACGAAGAATATTTTGAAAACTTCAATGTTCAGCTAGACACAGAAGAAGAAGGATTTCAAATTTTAACAACCAAAGTGATTGTTGATATCAGTAAAGACCAGATTGAAGATCGCGATCATCAAATTGCCCTCAGCGAAGTTCAAGAGCAGGTAGACGATTTAGAGATTCAAGTTGGAGACTCAGTATTGGTAGATGTCACCCCAGAGCAAAAAGACTTTGGACGCATGGCAGCAATTCAAACCAAGCAAGTTCTGCTCCAAAAACTAAGAGATCAACAGCGCAAACTGATTCAAGAAGAATTCCAAGACCTGGAAGATACAGTACTACAGGCTAGAGTAGTTCGTTTTGAGCGTCAATCAGCAATTGTCGCGGTTACTAGTGGACTAGGACAGCCAGAAGTTGAAGCCGAATTGCCTAAACGGGAACAGCTACCGAACGATACCTATCGCTCCAACACAACTTTTAAAGTCTATCTGAAAACTGTTAGAGATACGCCCCATCGGGGGCCACAGTTGATGGTTTCTCGGGCTACAGCAGGCCTAGTCGTCGAGCTATTTAGCAACGAAGTCCCTGAAATAGAAGAGGAAATTGTTCGGATTGTGGCTGTTGCCAGAGAGGCTCATCCTCCCTCTCGTCATGTAGGAGTTCGTACTAAAATTGCTGTTGATACTGTGGAGCGAGATGTCGATCCTGTGGGAGCTTGTATTGGCGCAAGGGGTTCTAGAATTCAGGCCGTGGTTAATGAACTACGAGGGGAAAAAATTGATGTGATTCGTTGGTCGCCCGATCCTGCCACCTATATTTCAAATTCGCTTAGTCCTGCCAGAGTAGATCGGGTAGTTTTAGCCAATACGGAAGATAGACAATCAATTGTGCTAGTTGCTGAAGACCAATTAAGTTTAGCCATCGGCAAAGAAGGACAAAATGTTCGTTTGGCAGCTCGTCTCACTGGCTGGAAAATCGATATCAAAGATATTGCTAAGTTTGATGAAGAGGCAGAAATGGCAAAATGGGCAGCCCAAGCAGAATCATCTCAAGCTAGTAATGCTTCTGCTGAAGAGGAATTTGAGTCTGAAGACGTGGACAGTGAAGAAGCTGTGGCGGAAGATCCTCAGCTTGCAGAAGCCGCTCAATTAGTTGAACCAGAAACCGAATCTACCGAAGAGCCAGTAACTTAA
- the rimP gene encoding ribosome maturation factor RimP, with the protein MTHPLVPQIIELASPLAEDLNLELVDAVFQTNKTPPILRIDVRNSEGDTSLENCEQMSRLLEEKLDLTEIIPGAYVLEISSPGVSRTLTTDREFIAFKGFGVTIKTFAPYKNKKQWQGRLQHRDETTIHINDKGKAIAIPRELIAKVQLDDG; encoded by the coding sequence ATGACTCATCCTCTTGTGCCTCAAATTATTGAACTAGCATCTCCCTTGGCTGAAGATCTCAACCTAGAGTTGGTAGACGCTGTGTTCCAGACTAATAAAACACCGCCAATTCTGAGAATAGACGTGAGGAATTCTGAGGGGGATACTAGCCTGGAAAACTGCGAACAAATGAGCCGTCTGCTTGAAGAAAAGCTAGACCTAACAGAAATTATTCCTGGGGCCTATGTTCTCGAAATTTCCAGTCCTGGTGTTTCCCGCACTTTAACTACAGATCGCGAATTCATAGCTTTCAAGGGATTTGGCGTAACCATCAAAACATTTGCTCCTTATAAAAACAAAAAACAATGGCAAGGGCGACTGCAACATCGAGATGAAACGACAATTCACATTAATGATAAGGGAAAAGCGATCGCCATTCCCCGTGAATTGATTGCTAAGGTACAACTTGATGATGGATAA
- the petD gene encoding cytochrome b6-f complex subunit IV, protein MSTLKKPDLSDPALRAKLAQGMGHNYYGEPAWPNDLLYIFPVVILGTIGLVVSLAVLDPAVIGEPANPFATPLEILPEWYLYPVFQILRVVPSKLLGIAAQTAVPLGLMLIPFIENVNKFQNPFRRPVATTAFLFGTAVTIWLGIGATFPIDESLTLGLF, encoded by the coding sequence ATGTCCACATTAAAAAAGCCAGATCTCAGCGATCCCGCTTTACGCGCTAAATTAGCGCAAGGTATGGGTCACAACTACTATGGTGAACCTGCTTGGCCTAATGATTTGTTATACATTTTCCCTGTAGTAATTTTGGGAACTATTGGCCTAGTTGTTAGCTTGGCAGTACTAGATCCAGCGGTTATAGGCGAGCCTGCTAATCCTTTTGCTACACCTTTAGAGATTTTGCCTGAGTGGTATTTGTACCCTGTATTTCAAATTTTACGGGTAGTGCCTAGTAAACTGTTGGGAATTGCTGCCCAAACAGCAGTACCTTTAGGTTTAATGTTGATTCCTTTCATCGAAAACGTCAATAAATTTCAAAACCCTTTCCGTCGTCCTGTAGCAACTACAGCATTCCTATTTGGAACTGCCGTAACTATTTGGTTAGGAATTGGTGCAACTTTTCCAATTGACGAGTCTTTAACTTTAGGCTTGTTCTAA
- a CDS encoding metal ABC transporter permease gives MLSWLIEPLEFEFMRQAIAIGLSLGILGAVVGSYLILQQMGMMSEVISHAVLPGISLAFFLEINIALGAFIAGVLSALVVMGIQKRSRIKVDAAMALTLSSFLAMGIILITTLNTDQINLRDILFGDILGVTIGDVWRTVIITVIILGLTKLFYKELEFYTFDPLGAKACGLPVNLLYLGLICAITLTIVASMQTVGVLLVMSLLVGPAMTAYLLVKELSQMMFLGSIIGMVSTIAGMYSSYYFDLPSGAAIVMVIFAFFLLTLLFSPSQGLLTEPELKSKLSNYLNRLIGK, from the coding sequence ATGCTAAGTTGGTTAATTGAACCGTTAGAATTTGAGTTTATGCGCCAGGCGATCGCGATTGGCTTGTCGTTGGGCATTCTAGGTGCGGTAGTGGGTAGCTATCTGATTTTGCAACAGATGGGCATGATGAGTGAAGTAATTTCTCATGCAGTTTTACCTGGTATTTCCCTCGCTTTTTTCCTAGAAATAAACATTGCGCTGGGAGCATTTATTGCAGGGGTATTAAGTGCTTTAGTTGTCATGGGGATTCAAAAGCGATCGCGGATCAAAGTTGATGCAGCGATGGCGTTAACCCTCTCCAGTTTTTTAGCGATGGGGATAATTTTAATTACGACCCTCAATACCGATCAAATAAATTTGAGAGATATTCTTTTTGGTGACATTTTAGGGGTAACTATTGGAGATGTCTGGCGCACTGTAATTATTACAGTAATTATTTTAGGATTAACCAAACTTTTTTATAAAGAACTAGAGTTTTATACTTTCGATCCTTTAGGTGCTAAAGCCTGTGGTTTGCCAGTTAATTTACTTTACTTGGGTCTAATTTGTGCTATCACCTTAACTATTGTTGCTAGTATGCAAACTGTGGGAGTATTGCTAGTCATGTCCTTATTAGTAGGCCCTGCCATGACCGCGTATCTATTAGTTAAAGAACTATCCCAAATGATGTTTTTAGGTTCAATTATTGGGATGGTTTCTACTATTGCTGGCATGTATAGTAGCTATTATTTCGATCTGCCTTCTGGTGCAGCGATCGTTATGGTCATCTTTGCCTTTTTCTTACTAACATTGCTTTTTAGTCCGAGTCAGGGGCTTTTAACCGAACCTGAATTAAAAAGTAAACTCTCTAATTATTTAAACCGATTGATAGGTAAATAA
- a CDS encoding zinc ABC transporter substrate-binding protein, with protein MFKFSLKKIQVKYILSLVVIGTISSAIAGNFQSKGNLAQAESKPKVVASHNVICNLVQTIAQDTVDLTCLIDADQDPHTYNPTPLDRKAIEEAQLIFYGGYELEPQVTKLLSATKTPKIALYEQVVTEPLMVAEHHHHHHESDELDESAEKPELEPDPHVWHNIENTVKMVELIQSILLQANPEAAEQYLVNSTTLTEQLWQLDAWIKDQIATIPEEQRVLVTTHDSLSYYVKAYYFKDYQTLQGLSDESSPSASQVRKLSAEIKQAGIPTIFAEATASDRVLQNIARAADVKLSTERLYADGLGEAKSYIEMMSHNTCAIANGLGGECKAFSPGK; from the coding sequence ATGTTTAAATTCAGCTTAAAAAAGATTCAGGTTAAATATATTCTCAGTTTAGTCGTTATTGGCACGATCTCTAGTGCGATCGCGGGTAATTTTCAAAGTAAAGGCAACCTAGCTCAGGCAGAGTCAAAGCCTAAAGTAGTTGCCTCTCATAATGTGATCTGCAATTTAGTTCAAACCATTGCTCAAGACACAGTTGATTTAACTTGTCTGATTGATGCCGATCAAGATCCCCATACTTATAATCCTACTCCTTTAGATCGCAAGGCAATTGAAGAAGCCCAATTAATTTTTTATGGCGGGTATGAACTCGAACCCCAGGTAACTAAGTTATTATCAGCTACGAAAACTCCTAAAATTGCCTTATATGAGCAGGTTGTTACTGAGCCGCTGATGGTTGCCGAGCATCATCACCATCACCATGAGTCAGATGAGTTAGATGAGTCAGCAGAAAAACCTGAATTAGAACCAGATCCTCATGTTTGGCACAATATCGAAAATACGGTCAAGATGGTAGAGCTAATTCAGTCAATATTGTTACAAGCTAATCCCGAAGCAGCAGAACAATACTTAGTTAACAGCACCACTCTAACCGAACAACTTTGGCAGTTAGATGCCTGGATCAAAGATCAGATTGCCACGATCCCCGAAGAGCAAAGAGTTTTAGTCACCACCCATGATTCTCTGAGCTACTATGTTAAGGCATATTATTTCAAAGACTATCAGACTCTCCAGGGTTTAAGTGACGAATCTTCCCCTAGTGCTTCTCAGGTGCGCAAACTCTCAGCCGAAATTAAACAAGCAGGAATCCCCACCATTTTCGCCGAAGCTACTGCTAGCGATCGCGTACTACAAAATATAGCTCGTGCTGCTGATGTCAAACTATCGACAGAAAGACTTTATGCTGACGGACTAGGGGAAGCAAAAAGCTACATTGAGATGATGTCTCACAACACCTGTGCGATCGCTAATGGTTTGGGTGGTGAGTGTAAAGCTTTTAGCCCTGGGAAGTAA
- the infB gene encoding translation initiation factor IF-2 — MNNGKVRIYELSKELNLDNKDIKEICEQLNIAVKSHSSTITVDDAERVRSVATKSPRTENNNDIQKKGNKALKVPAKRKQQILAVHHRTDNSNPSSRTQAANSHGQSPKLVAPPSRPQAPNSSGRFTEKSSTPAKPSPAESGFEQDEALTSTAPNVESESSTKVGSIQPPRLTVPPSRPQAKKSASRNLIQSPSKPKIRSIEPPQNKIEEPEPEEKKKKVIAPLPKLNQRPQKIQAVAKVAPKDEVEDEEIVENLDGDDVESDDLEVKKVTRLKRPAPPKKVKEWENEEEDESKQAKLGKGKAAKKRRGPKPILDDEDFDDSDANAVQINEAFSLSTARPAKPKSMQHEPAATVNKKPRKPSFKTEKTQKNERQTKGKAVPTLSESIILTDNLTVRDLADRLNTPETDIIRNLFFKGISVNITQTLDLATARSVAEELGVIVETPEEKSAAIKNTEMLDADDLENLQPRPPVVTIMGHVDHGKTTLLDSIRKSTVASGEAGGITQHIGAYHVDVEHNGKQQQIVFLDTPGHEAFTAMRARGTRVTDIAVLVVAADDGVQPQTKEAISHAKAAEVPLIVAINKVDKPESNPDRIKQELTDQGLVPEDWGGDTTMVHVSALKGDNLDELLEMILLVAEVEELSANPDRAAKGTVIEANLDRNRGPVATLLVQNGTLRVGDSIVAGSVLGRVRAMVDDTGKKVEAATPSFAVEILGLNEVPEAGDEFDVYQDEKEARAIADQRAIAQRDTRLLQSLSSRRISLSSISAQAQEGELKELNLIVKADVQGSVEAILGSLQQLPQNEVQVRTLMASPGEVTETDVDLAAASGAVIIGFNTTLAAGARQAADREGVDIRQYDIIYKLLDEIQGAMEGLLDPEQVEESLGQVEVRAVFPVGRGAVAGCYVLSGKIVRNCKIRVRRGNNIVHEGDLSSLKRMKDDVKEVNTGFECGIGATKFSDWKEGDIIEAYELVFKRRTLATN; from the coding sequence ATGAACAACGGCAAAGTTAGAATATACGAATTATCGAAAGAATTGAATTTGGACAATAAAGATATTAAAGAAATTTGCGAACAACTCAATATTGCAGTCAAAAGCCACAGTAGTACAATTACGGTTGATGATGCAGAAAGAGTTAGATCGGTAGCGACAAAGTCCCCTCGCACCGAGAACAACAATGATATTCAGAAAAAAGGTAATAAAGCTCTGAAAGTCCCAGCCAAACGCAAACAGCAAATCTTAGCTGTACATCATCGAACTGACAACTCGAACCCCAGTTCGAGAACTCAAGCAGCAAATTCTCATGGACAATCGCCTAAATTAGTTGCGCCACCTTCTAGACCACAAGCACCAAATTCTTCGGGAAGGTTTACTGAAAAATCTTCAACGCCAGCCAAACCTTCCCCAGCTGAATCTGGTTTTGAGCAAGATGAAGCGCTAACATCCACTGCTCCCAATGTCGAATCAGAATCTTCAACTAAAGTGGGTTCAATTCAACCACCTAGGTTGACTGTGCCACCTTCTAGACCTCAAGCGAAAAAATCAGCTAGCCGAAATTTAATTCAGTCTCCCAGCAAGCCAAAAATTCGCTCTATAGAGCCACCTCAGAACAAAATAGAAGAACCAGAGCCAGAAGAAAAGAAGAAAAAAGTTATTGCACCCCTGCCTAAGCTGAATCAAAGACCCCAGAAGATTCAAGCAGTGGCTAAAGTAGCGCCAAAAGATGAGGTAGAAGATGAAGAAATAGTCGAAAATCTCGATGGTGATGATGTTGAATCGGACGATCTAGAAGTTAAAAAAGTTACTCGCCTGAAGCGTCCTGCTCCTCCGAAGAAAGTAAAAGAGTGGGAAAACGAAGAAGAGGATGAAAGTAAGCAAGCTAAGTTAGGTAAAGGCAAAGCAGCGAAGAAACGTCGTGGGCCCAAGCCGATTTTGGATGACGAAGATTTTGATGATTCTGATGCTAATGCAGTTCAGATCAATGAGGCCTTCAGCTTGTCTACGGCGCGCCCTGCTAAGCCCAAGTCAATGCAGCACGAGCCAGCAGCGACTGTCAACAAGAAGCCACGGAAGCCATCCTTTAAAACTGAGAAGACTCAAAAGAATGAGCGTCAAACCAAAGGGAAAGCCGTCCCTACTCTATCAGAGTCGATTATTCTGACAGATAATTTAACTGTTCGGGATTTAGCAGACAGGCTTAATACTCCTGAGACAGATATTATTAGAAATCTGTTCTTTAAAGGAATTTCGGTCAACATTACTCAAACCTTAGATTTGGCAACCGCTCGTTCGGTGGCTGAAGAGTTGGGTGTGATCGTGGAAACTCCTGAAGAAAAATCGGCAGCAATTAAAAACACAGAAATGTTGGATGCTGATGATTTAGAGAATCTTCAACCTCGTCCTCCTGTAGTGACCATTATGGGTCACGTAGATCACGGTAAGACTACTTTGCTAGACTCGATTCGCAAGAGTACTGTCGCTTCTGGAGAAGCTGGGGGAATCACACAACATATTGGTGCTTATCATGTAGATGTCGAACACAATGGTAAACAGCAACAGATTGTTTTCCTCGATACTCCTGGTCACGAAGCCTTTACCGCTATGCGTGCTAGAGGAACTAGAGTTACCGATATCGCCGTTTTGGTCGTTGCTGCGGATGATGGAGTTCAGCCTCAAACCAAAGAAGCAATTAGCCATGCAAAAGCTGCTGAAGTACCGCTGATTGTGGCGATTAATAAAGTAGATAAGCCAGAGTCTAACCCCGATCGCATTAAACAAGAATTGACGGATCAGGGTCTAGTTCCAGAAGACTGGGGTGGAGATACCACCATGGTTCACGTCAGTGCGCTTAAAGGAGATAACCTAGACGAATTACTAGAGATGATCCTACTGGTGGCGGAAGTGGAAGAACTTTCAGCTAATCCAGACCGTGCTGCCAAAGGAACGGTAATTGAGGCTAATCTAGACCGTAATCGAGGCCCTGTAGCAACCTTACTAGTGCAAAATGGTACTTTGAGAGTGGGAGACAGCATTGTTGCAGGTTCAGTTCTCGGTCGAGTTCGCGCCATGGTTGACGATACTGGCAAGAAAGTAGAAGCTGCCACGCCATCTTTTGCCGTAGAAATTTTGGGACTCAATGAAGTTCCTGAAGCTGGAGACGAATTTGATGTTTATCAAGATGAAAAAGAAGCAAGAGCGATCGCCGATCAGCGCGCAATTGCTCAACGAGACACTCGATTACTCCAGTCTCTATCTTCGCGCCGAATTAGTCTCAGCAGCATCTCAGCCCAGGCTCAAGAGGGTGAACTTAAAGAACTTAACCTAATTGTCAAAGCCGATGTTCAAGGTTCTGTAGAAGCCATTCTCGGTTCTCTACAGCAGTTGCCACAAAATGAAGTGCAGGTTCGGACTCTGATGGCATCTCCAGGAGAAGTCACCGAAACTGACGTAGACCTTGCAGCAGCTAGTGGAGCGGTAATCATTGGCTTCAACACTACCTTAGCAGCAGGAGCGCGACAGGCAGCAGATCGAGAAGGAGTGGATATTCGCCAGTACGATATCATTTATAAGCTTTTAGATGAGATTCAAGGGGCCATGGAAGGTCTTCTCGATCCCGAACAGGTGGAGGAAAGTCTCGGTCAGGTTGAGGTTAGAGCTGTCTTCCCTGTCGGTCGGGGTGCGGTTGCTGGTTGTTATGTTTTATCAGGCAAAATAGTTAGAAACTGCAAGATTCGGGTTCGTCGCGGCAATAACATTGTCCACGAAGGCGATCTTAGCTCTCTCAAACGTATGAAAGATGACGTAAAAGAAGTAAACACAGGCTTTGAGTGTGGTATTGGTGCAACTAAATTCTCTGATTGGAAAGAGGGTGACATCATCGAAGCTTACGAGCTAGTGTTCAAACGTCGTACTTTGGCAACCAACTAA
- a CDS encoding low-complexity tail membrane protein gives MNTRSEPFLWIHFGGIIVFPLMLAIAVIGLTVGDRYTYLIELPWLIAIAILPVSLMQLYRPFNIFSVLFVALQPEFLTQKQRKILALFKRKQQKVISAIATGLMLFSLWLLYNFSPGIELASLLPQQRILGLAIASIAFLGSNLFLQIPLSAFQVLLTSESEFAQIEQCSLEEVKSDFTTAGIKVSQLPLLTTPTREQETN, from the coding sequence ATGAATACTCGTTCTGAACCTTTTTTATGGATTCATTTTGGGGGCATAATTGTATTTCCCTTAATGCTGGCGATCGCGGTGATTGGGTTAACGGTGGGAGATAGGTATACTTATTTGATAGAATTACCTTGGCTAATCGCGATCGCCATTCTTCCAGTCTCGTTAATGCAGCTATACCGTCCGTTTAATATATTTAGCGTCCTATTTGTTGCTCTCCAGCCGGAATTTTTAACTCAAAAGCAAAGAAAAATTCTGGCTTTGTTCAAAAGAAAGCAACAAAAAGTAATCAGCGCGATCGCCACAGGGTTAATGCTTTTTAGTCTGTGGTTGCTATATAATTTTTCGCCAGGAATAGAACTTGCTAGTTTATTACCTCAACAGCGTATTTTAGGATTAGCGATCGCCAGCATTGCTTTTTTGGGTAGCAATCTTTTTCTTCAGATACCCTTGAGCGCATTTCAGGTTTTGTTAACTAGTGAATCAGAGTTTGCCCAAATTGAGCAATGTAGTTTAGAAGAAGTCAAGAGTGATTTTACGACTGCGGGAATTAAAGTCAGTCAACTCCCCTTGTTAACTACACCGACTAGAGAGCAAGAAACAAATTAA
- a CDS encoding metal ABC transporter ATP-binding protein — translation MLEVCNLSVNYRHTIAVENVSFVLQPGQLTGLFGSNGAGKSTLIKAILGLIPYSNGVAQWIGKPVTKQLSKVAYVPQRSQIDWDYPVTVERAVMMGRVATTGWFRNHSRQSKLLVRNALKRVGMWQYRQRQIRELSGGQQQRVFLARALAQEADLFLFDEPFNNVDRQTETTIFDIFAELKTQQKTLLVISHDLSETLNNYDQLLLINKRLIASGTKEEVLTNENINQAYQYFNFQPGTVNHPINAKLVN, via the coding sequence ATGCTGGAAGTTTGTAACCTAAGCGTCAACTACCGTCATACTATAGCTGTTGAAAACGTATCTTTTGTTCTACAACCAGGACAGTTAACGGGATTATTCGGCTCAAACGGCGCAGGAAAAAGTACGCTAATTAAAGCTATTTTGGGCTTAATTCCCTATTCAAATGGAGTAGCGCAATGGATTGGCAAACCCGTCACTAAGCAGTTAAGTAAAGTAGCATATGTGCCACAGCGATCGCAAATTGATTGGGACTATCCTGTGACGGTAGAAAGAGCCGTGATGATGGGACGAGTAGCAACTACAGGCTGGTTTCGCAACCATAGTCGGCAATCAAAATTATTGGTTCGCAATGCCTTGAAAAGAGTCGGTATGTGGCAATATCGTCAGCGTCAAATCAGGGAATTATCGGGGGGACAACAGCAGCGCGTATTTCTCGCCAGAGCGCTCGCTCAAGAAGCAGATTTATTCTTGTTTGATGAGCCGTTTAACAATGTAGATCGGCAGACAGAAACAACTATTTTTGACATTTTTGCCGAATTAAAAACGCAGCAGAAGACTTTACTGGTGATTAGTCACGATTTAAGTGAGACATTAAATAATTACGATCAATTATTATTAATCAATAAACGGTTAATTGCCTCTGGCACAAAAGAAGAAGTTTTAACTAACGAGAATATCAACCAAGCTTACCAGTATTTTAATTTTCAACCAGGAACTGTGAACCACCCCATTAATGCTAAGTTGGTTAATTGA
- a CDS encoding cytochrome b6, producing MFSKQVTDSKTFQWFDERLEIQAISDDISSKYVPPHVNIFYCLGGITLVCFLIQFATGFCMTFYYKPSVAEAFTSVEYLMNEVSFGWLIRSIHRWSASMMVLMMILHTFRVYLTGGFKKPRELTWITGVIMAVLTVSFGVTGYSLPWDQVGYWAVKIVSGVPAAIPVVGDQMVELLRGGASVGQATLTRFYSLHTFVLPWLIAVFMLLHFLMIRKQGISGPL from the coding sequence ATGTTTTCTAAACAAGTAACAGATTCAAAAACTTTTCAGTGGTTTGATGAGCGTCTGGAAATTCAAGCAATCTCCGATGACATCAGCAGTAAATATGTACCACCCCATGTCAATATTTTTTATTGCTTGGGCGGTATTACTCTAGTTTGCTTTCTAATTCAGTTTGCGACTGGATTCTGCATGACTTTTTATTACAAACCCAGCGTCGCTGAAGCATTTACATCAGTTGAGTACCTCATGAACGAAGTCAGCTTTGGCTGGTTAATTCGCTCAATCCATCGCTGGTCAGCCAGCATGATGGTCTTGATGATGATTTTACATACTTTCCGCGTTTACCTAACTGGTGGTTTTAAAAAGCCCCGTGAGCTGACCTGGATTACTGGAGTAATCATGGCAGTACTGACAGTTAGCTTTGGGGTAACTGGCTATTCTCTTCCTTGGGATCAAGTTGGTTATTGGGCGGTAAAAATTGTATCTGGTGTCCCCGCAGCCATTCCCGTAGTCGGCGATCAAATGGTTGAATTATTAAGAGGCGGTGCTAGTGTTGGTCAAGCCACCCTAACGCGTTTTTACAGCCTACATACTTTCGTCCTACCTTGGTTGATTGCAGTATTTATGCTGTTGCACTTTTTAATGATTCGCAAACAAGGTATCTCTGGGCCTTTGTAA
- a CDS encoding YlxR family protein, translated as MNQINYRQCVSCRKVAPKQSFWRVVRVASSYAVQLDRGMGRSAYLCPNIHCLTTAKSKNRLKGALRTKVPDDIYQNLQERLS; from the coding sequence TTGAATCAGATCAATTATCGTCAATGTGTGAGCTGTCGAAAAGTTGCCCCCAAACAGTCTTTTTGGCGCGTCGTGCGCGTAGCATCTAGTTACGCCGTTCAGTTAGATCGAGGAATGGGACGTTCTGCCTACCTATGCCCCAATATTCATTGCCTAACCACAGCCAAAAGTAAAAACCGCCTTAAAGGTGCTTTGAGAACCAAAGTGCCTGATGATATTTATCAAAATTTACAAGAACGTTTAAGCTGA